The Exiguobacterium mexicanum genome includes a window with the following:
- a CDS encoding YitT family protein, translating to MQRPPMPSPTPEEMLRLKRVHNPIKPTELLAKGLLLLLGAFIFAVGLEAFLVPNQIIDGGIVGVSIITSYLTDTKLAIWLVLFNIPFIFFGYRQIGKTFAVVTLLAITLMSGFTILLHSVEPFTDDLLLSTVFGGFLLGAGVGLVIRAGGSLDGTEILAVSFTDRLPFSVGEIVMFFNIFILGMAGFVFSWDRAMYSLLTYFIAFKTIDIVLEGIDQSKAAWIITTSPDDVGQAIMDRLGRGVTYLHGEGAYTGDGKKVVFTVISRLEETKLKDILDDYDEKAFLAIGNIHDVRGGQFKKKNIH from the coding sequence ATGCAGCGTCCACCGATGCCTTCCCCGACTCCGGAGGAAATGCTCCGCTTGAAACGTGTCCATAACCCGATCAAACCGACCGAGCTTCTCGCCAAGGGGCTGCTCCTGTTGCTCGGCGCCTTCATCTTCGCGGTCGGGCTCGAGGCATTCCTCGTCCCGAACCAAATCATCGACGGCGGCATCGTCGGCGTCTCGATCATCACGTCGTATTTGACCGACACGAAGCTCGCCATCTGGCTCGTCTTGTTCAACATCCCGTTCATCTTCTTCGGCTATCGCCAAATCGGGAAGACGTTCGCCGTCGTCACGTTGTTGGCGATCACGCTCATGTCCGGCTTCACGATCTTGCTCCATTCGGTCGAGCCGTTCACTGACGATTTGCTGTTGTCGACCGTGTTCGGCGGCTTCTTGCTCGGCGCCGGGGTCGGGCTCGTCATCCGGGCCGGTGGGTCGCTCGACGGGACCGAGATTTTGGCCGTATCGTTCACGGACCGGTTGCCGTTCTCCGTCGGTGAGATCGTCATGTTCTTCAACATCTTCATCCTCGGAATGGCCGGGTTCGTCTTCAGCTGGGACCGGGCCATGTACTCGCTCCTCACGTATTTCATCGCCTTCAAGACGATCGATATCGTGCTCGAAGGAATCGATCAGTCGAAGGCCGCGTGGATCATCACCACCTCACCCGATGACGTCGGTCAAGCCATCATGGACCGACTCGGCCGGGGTGTGACGTATTTGCACGGGGAAGGCGCCTACACGGGCGACGGCAAGAAGGTCGTCTTCACCGTCATCAGCCGACTTGAAGAGACGAAACTGAAAGACATCCTCGACGACTATGACGAGAAGGCGTTCCTCGCCATCGGCAATATCCATGACGTCCGGGGCGGCCAGTTCAAAAAGAAAAATATCCACTAA
- a CDS encoding YitT family protein has translation MKRDNRAWLMGFQIIMNIIGGMIAAYGLESVLIPNSVSDGGITGISIVVSQLTGVPLGVFLGILNIPFVYLGYKQIGKSFAILSVTGIASLSIGTLIMHRVPTIIDGDTLLVTVVGGIILGLGMGLSLRNGGALDGIDMLAVLLSRKLPFGTSDLILFLNVFVFIVVSTVFGLQGAVLSAIAYFIASKVIHIVEEGLSGAKTFKIITGAPEVMVETIRDRLGRSATLNQIQGAYSKECYYEITCVINRLEERKMKEIINQVDPEAFVVVYEVSEVKGGNFRKRDIH, from the coding sequence ATGAAACGTGACAATCGAGCCTGGCTGATGGGCTTTCAAATCATTATGAATATCATCGGCGGGATGATCGCGGCGTACGGCCTCGAGTCGGTGTTGATCCCGAATAGCGTGTCGGACGGCGGCATCACCGGCATCAGCATCGTCGTCTCCCAACTGACGGGCGTGCCGCTCGGGGTGTTCCTCGGAATTCTGAACATCCCGTTCGTCTATCTCGGCTATAAGCAGATCGGGAAGAGCTTCGCCATCCTATCGGTCACGGGCATCGCCTCGCTCTCAATCGGGACGCTCATCATGCACCGCGTCCCGACGATTATCGATGGGGACACGCTGCTCGTCACGGTCGTCGGCGGAATCATTCTCGGACTCGGGATGGGGCTATCGCTCCGGAACGGAGGCGCCCTCGACGGCATCGACATGCTGGCCGTCCTGTTATCACGGAAGTTGCCGTTCGGGACGAGCGACTTGATTCTGTTCTTGAACGTGTTCGTCTTCATCGTCGTCTCGACGGTGTTCGGCCTGCAAGGAGCGGTGCTGTCGGCCATCGCCTACTTCATCGCCTCGAAAGTGATTCATATCGTTGAGGAGGGACTGAGCGGTGCGAAGACGTTCAAGATCATCACGGGCGCGCCTGAGGTCATGGTCGAGACGATTCGCGACCGGCTCGGTCGGAGCGCGACGCTCAACCAGATTCAAGGTGCCTACTCGAAAGAGTGCTATTACGAGATCACGTGCGTCATCAACCGGCTCGAGGAGCGGAAGATGAAAGAAATCATCAACCAGGTCGACCCAGAGGCGTTCGTCGTCGTGTACGAGGTGTCCGAGGTCAAAGGCGGGAATTTCCGAAAACGCGATATCCATTGA
- a CDS encoding DMT family transporter: protein MRPLLLGVLAALFFASTFVLNESMQVGGGSWAYSASLRFLFMIPLLMVVVAVRGGMTRVRHAIVDEPWPWLVWGTVGFGLFYVPICLAAEVAPPWLIAGTWQVTIIAGALLSPLFRRGDGTRERIPWTALRFSGLILFGVVLMQVEFLADFEPRFLAVGVLPVLIAAFAYPLGNRKMMAHTDLDVFERILGMCIGSLPVWLLLFGYGLTTGAPTGSQLTQTLLVALLSGVVATVLFFKATDLVKHDMGRLATVEATQALEVLFALIGELFFLGAHLPSGLSLVGISLVMIGVVLHSRSQFRVKEKTVPAANRYDKEG from the coding sequence ATGCGTCCGCTGTTATTAGGTGTACTCGCCGCCTTGTTTTTCGCGAGCACGTTCGTCTTGAATGAATCGATGCAGGTCGGCGGAGGCAGTTGGGCGTATAGCGCCTCGCTCCGCTTCCTGTTCATGATCCCGCTGCTCATGGTCGTCGTGGCCGTCCGGGGTGGCATGACCCGGGTGCGCCACGCCATCGTCGACGAGCCGTGGCCGTGGCTCGTCTGGGGGACGGTCGGCTTCGGTCTGTTTTACGTCCCGATCTGTCTCGCCGCCGAGGTCGCCCCGCCTTGGCTCATCGCCGGCACGTGGCAAGTGACGATTATCGCCGGGGCGCTGTTGTCGCCCCTCTTCCGTCGTGGTGACGGGACGCGGGAACGGATTCCGTGGACGGCGCTCCGCTTCTCGGGGCTTATCCTGTTCGGCGTCGTCTTGATGCAAGTCGAGTTCCTCGCCGACTTCGAGCCACGTTTCTTGGCGGTGGGTGTGCTTCCGGTACTGATTGCTGCGTTCGCCTATCCGCTCGGTAACCGGAAGATGATGGCCCACACCGACCTCGACGTGTTCGAGCGCATCCTCGGTATGTGTATCGGTTCGCTCCCGGTCTGGCTCCTCTTGTTCGGTTACGGGTTGACGACCGGTGCGCCCACGGGTTCGCAACTGACGCAGACGCTCCTCGTCGCACTCTTGTCGGGCGTCGTCGCGACGGTACTCTTCTTCAAGGCGACCGACCTCGTCAAACACGATATGGGGAGACTGGCGACGGTCGAGGCGACCCAGGCGCTCGAGGTGTTGTTCGCGCTTATCGGCGAATTGTTTTTCCTCGGGGCACATCTGCCGTCCGGGCTGTCGCTCGTCGGCATCTC